The genomic interval AGAGCCGCTCTGAAGCATCATCCGGATCGGAATCCCGGCGACCACAAGGCCGAGGAGGCCTTCAAGGAGGCCGCCGAGGCCTACGCGATCCTCTCCGACCCGGACAAGCGGGCCCGCTACGATCGTTTCGGCCACCAGGGTGTCGCGGGCGCATCGGGGGGAGCGCCTCAGTTCGACGAGGCGGTCTTCGGCGATTTCGCCGACATCCTGGGCGACCTCTTCGGGTTCGGCGATCCTTTTCGCCGCGGCGGCCGGCGCCGGGGCCCGCAGCGCGGCGATGACCTCCGCTACGACATGGAGCTCTCGCTCGAGGAGGCCGCCTTCGGCAAAGACGCCGAGGTGCGGCTGACCCGCACGCTCGCATGCGAGGCCTGCAAGGGGGCCGGCGCGAAGTCCCCCGCGGACATCGTGACCTGCCCTTCCTGCAACGGCACCGGGCAGCTCGCCTTCCAGCAGGGTTTCCTGACGATCGCGAGGACGTGCGGCACCTGCCGCGGGACGGGGCGCTCCATCCGCAGGCCCTGCGAGGAGTGCCGCGGCGCCGGCCAGGTCCGCCGCGACGCGAAGCTGACGATCAAGATCCCGGCCGGGGTCGACGAGGGAAACAGGCTGCGCGTGCGCGGGGAGGGAGGCTCCGGGGATCTCGGCGCGCCGGCGGGGGACCTCTACGTCATCATCCACGTCCGGGAGCACTCCCGCTTCGAGCGCGAGGGGAGGCACCTGCACGCGCGCGTCGCGATCACCTTCTCGCAGGCCGCGCTCGGCGGCGAGGTGAAGGTGCCGCTCCTCGGCGGCGGCTCGGCCGATCTGAAGATCCCGGCGGGGACGCAGGCGGGGACCGAGTTCCGGCTCCGCGGCCACGGGATCAAGGACGGCTCGGGGGTCGGCGATCTCAAGGTGCGCGCGGTCGTGATGACGCCGCGCAAGCTGTCCAAGGAGGGGAAGAAGGCACTCCAGAAGCTCAGCGAGACGGGGGACGAGGAGTTCACCGAGGAGGACCGCTCCCTCTTCGCGAAGGTCAAGGACTTCTTCTCCTGATCTCCTGGATCGAAGTCGCGATCTCGATCCCGGCCGCGATCGAGGACGAGGCCGCGGCGCTCCTCCTCGATCTCGGCGCCCGCGGCGTCTCCGTCGACACGGCCCCGCCCGGATCCCCATCTCCCGACCCGGCGAGGCTCAGGGCCTGGTTCGACGGCCCCGCGGCGCCTCCCGAGGCGAGCTCGATCGAGCGTCTCCTCGCGCCGCTCGCGGCGGGCCTGGCCCCGCCGCGAGTCCTCTCCGTCACCGGCATTCCGGACGGTCGATGGGTCGAGCGGTGGGTCGCGTCGCTGGCGCCGTTCCCGGTCGGCGAGCGGTTCGTCGTCACGCCTGTCGAGGATCTCGACGAGGCGCCGCCCCGCATGAAACTCTTCATCTGCCCCTCGCGCGCCTTCGGCACCGGCGAGCACCCGACGACGCGGATGTGCCTGGAGGAGATCGAGCGGTGCGGTCCCCGGGGGCTCTCGGTCCTCGACGCCGGCACGGGGAGCGGCATCCTCGCGATCGCCGCGAAGCTCCTCGGCGCCGCCGACGTCGTGGGGGTGGACAACGACCCGGAGGCGATCGAGGTCGCCGTGAAGAACGCCCGGCTCAACGGCGCCGCGGGGGCGATCCGGTTCGTCATCGGCGACACCGCCTCGATCGACGACCGCCGCTTCGATCTCGTCGTCGCGAACCTGAACGGGACGATTCTCGCGCGCGCGATCCCGGACCTGGCCTCACGCCTCGCCGCCGGCGGCGCGCTCGTCCTCTCGGGGATTCTTCCCGAGGAGGTCGGGGAGATCACCGCCGTCGCGGCGGCCGCCGGGCTCGCCGTGGAGCGCGCGGCCGCGCGCGACGGCTGGGCTTGCCTCGTCTGCGGGGCGCGCCGTGCGTGAGCGCCGGTTTCTCGTGGACCCCGCCGACCTCAACGAGACGCAGGGGCTGATCCGCGGCGACGAATTGCATCACCTCCGGCGGGTGCTGAGGCTTCGGGTCGGCGACGAGGTCTCCGTCTTCGACGGCCGCGGCCGCGGCTCGGTGGGGCGCATCCGCACCCTCGGAGACACCGGGGCCGCCGTCGCCCTCGAGCGCCCCGAGGACCCCGCCGTCGAGCCGGCCGCGAGGGTGATCCTGGCGCAGGCGATCCCCCACGGAGATCGCATGGACCTCATCGTCGAGAAGGCCGTCGAGATCGGCGTCGCGGCGATTCTCCCGGTCATCGCGGAGCGCGGCACGGTGAGGCCCCCCTCGGGGGGGTGGCCCCGTCTCACGCGCTGGCGCCGCATCGCCGTCGCCGCCGCCAAGCAGTCCGGCCGCCTCGTCGTCCCCGCGATCGCTGACCCCGCCCCCTTCGCCCGTGTCGCCGCCCCGGACGCCGCCTCCCGGGCGGCGCGTATCATCTTTATTACCGCCCCGGCGGCCCGTGAGGTGGTGGACATTCTGTCCCCCGGCGTCCCACCCGAAACGGTGATCCTCATCGGCCCCGAGGGGGGTTGGTCCGAGGCGGAGGGAGCCGAGGCCACCGCGGCAGGATGGGCGAGTGCGACGCTGGGGCCGCGGATCCTCAGGGCCGACACCGCCGCCGTCGCCGCGCTGACCCTGGTCCTCGCCGCGCTCGGCGAGATGCGGCCCGGAGCCCCGTGACTCCCGGCTCTGGTTGACTCAGCCCATCCACTCCACTAACTTTCATACTTTGTCGCCGAGCGTCCGTCCCACTCCGGAGATCGCATGCACATCAACGACCTCCTCAAGATCGCGACCGACCGCGGAGCCTCGGACCTTCACCTGAAGGTCGGGTCCTACCCCGTCATCCGCGTCCACGGGAACCTCCTCCCGCTCACCGAGCTCAAGCGGCTGATGCAGGAGGACACGATCGCCATGGCCTTCAGCATCATGAGCGGGCGGCAGAAGCAGAAGTTCAAGGACAACTACGAGATCGACATCGCGTACTCGGTCCCCGGGCTGGGACGGTTCCGCTGCAACATCTTCCAGCAGCGCGGGACGGTCGGCCTGGTCCTCCGCGTCATCCCCATCAAGATCCGCACCTTCACCGACCTCGAGCTCCCCGGAGTCCTCAAGACGATCTGCGAGGAGCGCCGGGGGATGATCCTCTGCACCGGGACGACCGGGTCGGGAAAGTCCACGACTCTGGCCGCGATGATCGACTACGTGAACTCGACGCGCACCGAGCACGTCATGACCATCGAGGACCCGATCGAGTTCCTGCACCGCGACAAGAAGAGCCTGATCAACCAGCGCGAGGTCGAGGTCGACACCAAGTCGTTCGCGCAGGCCCTGAGGTCGGCGCTGCGCCAGGATCCCGACGTCATCCTCGTCGGTGAGATGCGCGACTACGAGACGATCGAGACGGCGCTGACCGCCGCCGAGACCGGACACCTCGTGATGAGCACCCTCCACACCCTCGACGCGACGGAGACCGTCAACCGCATCATCTCGGTCTTCCCGCCGCACCAGCAGAAGCAGATCCGCATCCAGCTCGCCTCGGTGCTGAAGGCCGTCATCTCGATGCGGCTGCTGCCGAAGGTGGACGGGCAGGGTCGCGTTCCGGCGGCCGAGATCATGCGCGTGACGCCCTACATCCGGGACTGCATCGAGAACAAGGAGAAGACGAAGCTCATCCGCGAGGCGATCTCCCAGGGCACGTCGCAGTACGGGATGCAGACGTTCGACCAGAGCATCTACGCCCTGTACCAGAAGGAGAAGATCTCCCTCGACGAGGCGCTGAGGCGCGCGTCGAACCCGGACGAGTTCAAGCTCAAGATCCAGGGGATCCAGTCCACCGGCGACGCGTCGAACCAGGAGATGGAGACCAGCCTGCACGCGGACGACGCAGGCCCCGAGGATCCGAACTCACCCTTTTCCTTCAACCGCTGAGGCCGGCGGTGTCCCCGTTTCGCGCCCCGATGGATCGCGGCTCCCGGGGAGCCGGCGCGGGAAGGGGCGCCGTGGAGACGGCCCTCGCCGCGCTCTCGCGCCGATCGATGACCGCCGCCGAGATCACCGCCCACCTGCGGCGCAAGGGTTTTCCTCCCGCCGAGATCACGGCGGCGATCCTGAGGCTCGTCGAGCTCGACTACGTCAACGACGCCCGCTTCACGGCGGCCTTCATCGGGACGCGCGCGGTGAGTCGGGGCCTCGGGCCGGGGCGCGTGCGCCAGGAGCTGGCCCGTCGCGGCGTCCCGCGCGACGTGATCGAGTCGGAGCTGTCGAGGGCCGTCGAGAGCGGCGAGAGCTCTCCGTCGGATGCGGCGCGCGCCCTCGAGAAGATCGTCCGGGTGAAGGGACTCCCGACGGATCGGGTGGAGCGCGACAGAGTTCGCGCCGCGCTGGCGCGGCGCGGGTTCGGAATGAGCGCGATCGCGCGCGCGATGGCGGAGCTCAGGAAGCGCGAGGACGAGCGGGGCGGTGACTCTTGAAGGCGTCCGAGATCCGGTCGAGCTTTCTCTCGCACTTCGAATCGCGCGGGCACCGCGTCGTGCGGAGCTCCTCGCTCATCCCGGCCGGCGACGCGACGCTCCTCTTCACGAACGCCGGGATGAACCAGTTCAAGGACACCTTCCTCGGTCTGGAACAGCGCCCCTACGCGCGTGCGGCGTCCGTGCAGAAGTGCCTCCGCGTCTCCGGGAAGCACAACGACCTCGAGCAGGTCGGGCGCACCGCGCGGCACCAGACGTTCTTCGAGATGCTCGGTAATTTCTCCTTCGGCGACTACTTCAAGAAGGACGCGATCGCCTTCGCGTGGGACTTCCTCACGGGCACGATGCACCTCCCGAAGGACAGGCTCTGGGTGACGATCTTCCGGGAGGACGACGAGGCGGAGGCGCTCTGGCGGAGCGAGGCCGGGGTCGACGCCTCGCGCATCGTCCGCCTCGGCGAGAAGGACAATTTCTGGTCGATGGGGGACACGGGCCCCTGCGGCCCGTGCTCCGAGATCCACATCGATCAGGGGCCGAACGTGGGCTGCGGCCGCGCCACGTGCGCGCTCGGATGCGAGTGCGATCGCTACCTCGAGTTCTGGAACCTCGTCTTCATGCAGTTCAACCGGCAGGCGGACGGGTCGATGACGAAGCTCGCCAGGCCCGCCATCGACACCGGCATGGGCCTCGAGCGGATCGCGGCGATCACTCAGGGGGTCACGACGAACTACCGCACCGATCTCTTCATGCCCCTCCTCGGCGCGATCGCGGAGCGGGCGGGGGTCCGGTACGGCGCGTCGGAGCCGACCGACGTCAGCCTCCAGGTGATCGCGGATCACCTCCGGGCGATCACGTTTCTCATCGCCGACGGGATCGTCCCGTCGAACGAGAAGCGCGGGTACGTCCTGAGGCGCGTCATCCGGCGCGCGCTCACCTTCGGCAAGAACCTCAAGGTGGGCTTGCCGTTCCTCGACGGGCTCACCGGCGGGGTCGTCGACTTGATGAAGATCGCCTATCCCGAGCTCGAGGAGAAGCGCGCGCTCATCGCCGCGACCTGCCGGCGCGAGGAGGAGGCCTTCGAGGCGACCCTCGCGCGCGGCGTCGACGTGGCGGACGAGGTCTACCGGCGCCACGCGGGGACGGAGATCCCGGCGGGAGAGGCGGTGAGGCTCTACACCACGTACGGCCTCTCCTTCGAGATCCAGGGGGCGCTCGCGCTCCCGCTCGGGGCGAGGATGCCCGTGGGCGACGTCCTCGAGGCCGAGATGGAGAAGCACCGGGAGCAGGCGCGCGCCTCGTGGAAGGGGGACGCCGGCAGGCGCCTTCCTCAGGGGATCGCCGCGCTCGCCTCGACGGTGCGCTCCCGCTTCGTGGGGTACGACACGCTCCGCGCGCCGGCGGCGAGGGTCGTCGCGCTGTTCACCGCCGCCGGGCGCGCCGCGCGCCTCCCGGAGGGGGAGAGCGGTTTCGCCGTGCTCGACCGCACGCCTTTCTACGCGGAATCGGGGGGGCAGGTCGGCGACACCGGGAGGCTCTCCTCGCAGGACGGCAGCGAGGCGGAGGTCGAGGACACGACGTACGGCGCCCCCGGCCTCGTCGTGCACCACGTCCGCGTCCTCCAGGGGACGATCGAGGAGGGGGGCGACGTGGAGGCGGCCGTGAACGGCGACGCGCGCGCGGCGACGATGCGGAACCACACCGCGACACACCTCCTCCACGCGTCGCTGAAGCACGTCCTCGGCGCGTCGGTCCAGCAGGCCGGCTCCTACGTCGGCCCCGACAGGCTGCGGTTCGACTTCAACTACCCCGGAGCCGTCCCTTCGGAATCGCTCCTCACGATCGAGAAGCAGGTCAACGAGCAGATCCTCCTCAACACCCCCGTCGACAAGTCGGAGAAACCGTACGACGAGGCGATCCGCGAGGGGGCCGTCGCGCTCTTCGGGGAGAAGTACGGCGACCGCGTCCGCGTGGTCACCGTCCCCGGCTACTCGCAGGAGCTGTGCGGCGGGACGCACTGCCGCGGCACCGGCGACATCGGGCAGATCTTCATCCTGTCGGAGCGCGGGATCGCGGCGGGAGTCCGCCGGATCGAGGCGCTGACGGGGCGCGGGGCCTTCGAGCACGCGCGCCGGAACGAGGAGCGCCTGCGGGCGATCGAGCGCACGTTCAACCTCCCGCGCGACGAGGTGACGGGGGAGATCGCGACGCTCCGGAACGAGAACAAGACCCTCAAGCGCGAGATCGAGAAGCTCCGCCTCAAGGCGGCCCAGGCCGGCCCGGGCGGAGGG from Acidobacteriota bacterium carries:
- a CDS encoding RecX family transcriptional regulator, translated to METALAALSRRSMTAAEITAHLRRKGFPPAEITAAILRLVELDYVNDARFTAAFIGTRAVSRGLGPGRVRQELARRGVPRDVIESELSRAVESGESSPSDAARALEKIVRVKGLPTDRVERDRVRAALARRGFGMSAIARAMAELRKREDERGGDS
- the dnaJ gene encoding molecular chaperone DnaJ; this translates as MPSRDYYEILGVAREASAEEIKSAYRRAALKHHPDRNPGDHKAEEAFKEAAEAYAILSDPDKRARYDRFGHQGVAGASGGAPQFDEAVFGDFADILGDLFGFGDPFRRGGRRRGPQRGDDLRYDMELSLEEAAFGKDAEVRLTRTLACEACKGAGAKSPADIVTCPSCNGTGQLAFQQGFLTIARTCGTCRGTGRSIRRPCEECRGAGQVRRDAKLTIKIPAGVDEGNRLRVRGEGGSGDLGAPAGDLYVIIHVREHSRFEREGRHLHARVAITFSQAALGGEVKVPLLGGGSADLKIPAGTQAGTEFRLRGHGIKDGSGVGDLKVRAVVMTPRKLSKEGKKALQKLSETGDEEFTEEDRSLFAKVKDFFS
- the alaS gene encoding alanine--tRNA ligase; protein product: MKASEIRSSFLSHFESRGHRVVRSSSLIPAGDATLLFTNAGMNQFKDTFLGLEQRPYARAASVQKCLRVSGKHNDLEQVGRTARHQTFFEMLGNFSFGDYFKKDAIAFAWDFLTGTMHLPKDRLWVTIFREDDEAEALWRSEAGVDASRIVRLGEKDNFWSMGDTGPCGPCSEIHIDQGPNVGCGRATCALGCECDRYLEFWNLVFMQFNRQADGSMTKLARPAIDTGMGLERIAAITQGVTTNYRTDLFMPLLGAIAERAGVRYGASEPTDVSLQVIADHLRAITFLIADGIVPSNEKRGYVLRRVIRRALTFGKNLKVGLPFLDGLTGGVVDLMKIAYPELEEKRALIAATCRREEEAFEATLARGVDVADEVYRRHAGTEIPAGEAVRLYTTYGLSFEIQGALALPLGARMPVGDVLEAEMEKHREQARASWKGDAGRRLPQGIAALASTVRSRFVGYDTLRAPAARVVALFTAAGRAARLPEGESGFAVLDRTPFYAESGGQVGDTGRLSSQDGSEAEVEDTTYGAPGLVVHHVRVLQGTIEEGGDVEAAVNGDARAATMRNHTATHLLHASLKHVLGASVQQAGSYVGPDRLRFDFNYPGAVPSESLLTIEKQVNEQILLNTPVDKSEKPYDEAIREGAVALFGEKYGDRVRVVTVPGYSQELCGGTHCRGTGDIGQIFILSERGIAAGVRRIEALTGRGAFEHARRNEERLRAIERTFNLPRDEVTGEIATLRNENKTLKREIEKLRLKAAQAGPGGGAAAERAHEEIGGVKLVARRVADLDRAGLRTLADNLKRELGSGVVVLGSLDGEKVALLVAVTDDLASRLDARALMKEIAVLVGGGGGGRPTLAEVGGKHPAKLDEAIAASKGALARALGATQGAAP
- a CDS encoding 16S rRNA (uracil(1498)-N(3))-methyltransferase, with protein sequence MRERRFLVDPADLNETQGLIRGDELHHLRRVLRLRVGDEVSVFDGRGRGSVGRIRTLGDTGAAVALERPEDPAVEPAARVILAQAIPHGDRMDLIVEKAVEIGVAAILPVIAERGTVRPPSGGWPRLTRWRRIAVAAAKQSGRLVVPAIADPAPFARVAAPDAASRAARIIFITAPAAREVVDILSPGVPPETVILIGPEGGWSEAEGAEATAAGWASATLGPRILRADTAAVAALTLVLAALGEMRPGAP
- a CDS encoding type IV pilus twitching motility protein PilT; this translates as MHINDLLKIATDRGASDLHLKVGSYPVIRVHGNLLPLTELKRLMQEDTIAMAFSIMSGRQKQKFKDNYEIDIAYSVPGLGRFRCNIFQQRGTVGLVLRVIPIKIRTFTDLELPGVLKTICEERRGMILCTGTTGSGKSTTLAAMIDYVNSTRTEHVMTIEDPIEFLHRDKKSLINQREVEVDTKSFAQALRSALRQDPDVILVGEMRDYETIETALTAAETGHLVMSTLHTLDATETVNRIISVFPPHQQKQIRIQLASVLKAVISMRLLPKVDGQGRVPAAEIMRVTPYIRDCIENKEKTKLIREAISQGTSQYGMQTFDQSIYALYQKEKISLDEALRRASNPDEFKLKIQGIQSTGDASNQEMETSLHADDAGPEDPNSPFSFNR
- a CDS encoding 50S ribosomal protein L11 methyltransferase, coding for MKLFICPSRAFGTGEHPTTRMCLEEIERCGPRGLSVLDAGTGSGILAIAAKLLGAADVVGVDNDPEAIEVAVKNARLNGAAGAIRFVIGDTASIDDRRFDLVVANLNGTILARAIPDLASRLAAGGALVLSGILPEEVGEITAVAAAAGLAVERAAARDGWACLVCGARRA